One genomic window of Microtus ochrogaster isolate Prairie Vole_2 chromosome 14 unlocalized genomic scaffold, MicOch1.0 chr14_random_2, whole genome shotgun sequence includes the following:
- the Kiaa1551 gene encoding uncharacterized protein KIAA1551 homolog has protein sequence MNWNAKPENAAPNPSYSKSQSSVLQQLLLPSTTSQSSFSCLPQNQEPCMYPTNSNSVSQPLLNGRSYITPQISVSNMHNRTIVASQTSVERVTSTNVEGAQQPNHSLQTVSSGVVQNFWTNSTMRNFIHSHTEATISHKPDGGTNMPYMHAPQSQLVTSDSYSVQLQMTPSNSVRVPINHQGNYQGNRGLDHSVPDQLAGWTQCTSSEPAYPDYRPPPKQYPYLPQNFVQDPSVQKQNFVSSMSLQVKNNQLATSTQTLQSKHPVPVSFQYAAETSKRLPPPSYSCRYGSQNTQNSHPVSRHLSVEMSQSSEIHSSETKKDSYKGFQQLWQNTNENPSTIGKFCELKINTKQSYNGSASSSGAGVQTLVQNNQEERKYPCNPSASQILDTNATKEKLVRDIKSLVEIKKKFSELARKIKINKDLLMAAGCSKTANTNYTEPTQHSEFSTKEMSAKRSNPYSMELLATCLSLWKNHPPKTTEESVPKPLEEKQCNTSRTSTTAVGSSNPTNEVHVKNFCSGVRSSQKMSSSSQTVLSVLTQSYESPDVTVGKGTELQIAVVSPLILSNIKTVPGKELAPEVPETVYPVVKEGSVCSLQDQQAENTTVAVALPRDATGGVTNTTVSAELSLPILKEKEHKPTQGDLDITDSSLGRPSTLGTEALPNPKDCAVVSGPMLQIESICSLAEGDVSYNSQIAEIFNSVKNEPQKPSPNQQVINSQQEEQVDDSTENKDCDLQKDKCVQCTDVPHEVSEQPLEPAPSEYVEANKEILEESNKENTGVKGTVKGVCSPAAIQQDPHQETDMVSIKSRHNLTAINEVSDENEPVSYIHDQLSELLKEFPYGIETITRHEVSVGPQKIHEVSENQTDRKTGNMCVDSTEQIKITVLNSEQIKELFPEEDQPCDLDTLAVHENGKVIAEENRKIIAEVKSPCDSQVPREENHDPEMGDVEKDKVHCCALGWLSVVYEGVPQCLCRSMKEKEKDQCSLEVDSCKQGEQSCNSGITIFEINPVSNNPKSPLIQAADKGNFSEIHGEKIKTPKTKDGSLPKVEKELTDHVSMKCYKKDKDKSKTKQDSSLKMEQKIKNVSSKCDRLNPLKSNKITTPGIFPVPASNSDKNTPTFSKQASQESIQKKHLSQDSGPVKAHVELLPNRDPCRRNNFLGQSVSPEKKKLKFKAGSSRLKYFEKRKTDHVLIPDMEIKKKKYEKQEQNKNGGASTLTEPNERISVQEKTVPNSESSDSKGSSSKSTRVITVQEYLQRQKDKHMGSNASKNICVENVPCDSEHMKSSKQSPSPSWGKLIEGQDVRAQTSKEPEHNSTSHGKNLKFHHFEVSRMYNVSRNSSGKHDRKQLDKAYIDKTKLERLTSMSNKSSEIPFQVKEQRKQYLNRVAFKCTERESICLTKLDSGSKKLSKEKSSVSTSMPKDDTDKPSMLEFKLCPDVLLKNTSSVDMQDDPRPGPGKQQAPVQVSGIKTTKEDWLKCIPAKTKIPESSQEIDRADSRLPKRSLSADEFETLQNPVKDSDVMFRTYKKMYLEKRSRSLGSSPVK, from the exons ATGAATTGGAATGCAAAACCAGAGAATGCTGCCCCAAACCCATCATATTCTAAAAGTCAGTCGTCTGTTTTGCAGCAGTTATTACTGCCTTCCACAACTTCTCAAAGTTCTTTTAGCTGCCTCCCACAAAACCAAGAACCATGCATGTATCCCACTAACTCAAATTCAGTTTCACAGCCACTTCTGAATGGCAGGAGTTACATAACTCCTCAGATCTCTGTTTCTAATATGCATAACAGGACAATTGTGGCCTCACAGACTTCAGTAGAAAGAGTCACAAGTACAAATGTTGAAGGAGCCCAACAACCAAACCACAGTTTGCAAACAGTGTCTTCAGGAGTTGTACAAAATTTCTGGACGAACTCAACAATGAGGAATTTTATACATTCTCATACAGAGGCAACAATATCCCATAAACCTGATGGAGGGACTAATATGCCTTATATGCATGCACCACAGAGTCAGCTTGTCACATCAGATAGCTACTCTGTGCAACTACAAATGACTCCTTCAAATTCTGTAAGAGTTCCTATAAATCACCAAGGAAATTATCAAGGAAATCGGGGACTTGATCACTCGGTACCAGATCAGCTTGCTGGCTGGACACAGTGCACATCCAGTGAACCTGCTTATCCAGATTACAGGCCACCTCCAAAGCAATATCCTTATTTACCACAAAACTTTGTGCAAGACCCTTCTGTTCAGAAACAAAACTTTGTGTCATCCATGTCATTGCAAGTCAAAAATAATCAACTTGCAACGTCTACACAGACTTTACAGTCAAAGCATCCTGTACCTGTGTCATTTCAGTATGCTGCAGAAACCAGCAAAAGACTTCCTCCCCCATCTTACAGTTGTAGATATGGAAGCCAAAACACTCAAAATTCTCACCCTGTTTCTAGACATTTGTCTGTGGAGATGTCTCAGAGTTCAGAGATACACTCATCTGAGACAAAGAAAGATTCTTACAAAGGCTTTCAACAGCTGTGGCAGAACACTAATGAGAATCCCAGCACAATTGGAAAATTCTGTGagttgaaaataaatacaaaacaatctTACAATGGCTCTGCTAGCTCTTCTGGGGCTGGTGTTCAGACTCTTGTTCAAAATaatcaagaggaaagaaagtatCCCTGCAATCCAAGTGCCAGTCAAATACTAGACACAAATGCCACAAAAGAAAAGCTGGTGAGGGATATTAAATCACTAGTAGAAATCAAAAAGAAGTTTTCAGAACTTGCAAGAAAAATTAAGATCAATAAAGATCTTTTGATGGCAGCTGGTTGTAGTAAAACAGCCAATACTAATTACACTGAACCAACTCAGCATTCtgaattttcaacaaaagaaatgtCAGCTAAACGTAGCAATCCCTACTCAATGGAATTGCTAGCAACAtgtctttctctttggaaaaaccatcctccaaaaaccacagaagaaagtgTTCCAAAACCTTTAGAAGAAAAACAGTGTAATACATCAAGAACCAGTACAACAGCAGTTGGCAGTTCAAATCCTACGAATGAAGTTCATGTTAAGAATTTTTGTTCAGGTGTTAGAAGTTCTCAGAAAATGTCCAGTTCATCCCAAACAGTCTTGTCAGTTCTTACACAAAGTTATGAGTCTCCAGATGTAACTGTTGGAAAAGGAACAGAGCTTCAGATTGCTGTAGTTTCACCCTTAATTCTTTCGAATATCAAAACGGTACCTGGGAAAGAGTTAGCACCTGAAGTGCCTGAAACTGTGTATCCGGTTGTTAAAGAAGGCAGTGTTTGTAGCTTACAAGACCAGCAAGCAGAAAATACAACAGTAGCTGTTGCTTTGCCCCGTGATGCTACGGGAGGAGTAACAAATACTACTGTATCAGCTGagctttccctgcctatactCAAGGAAAAGGAGCACAAACCAACACAGGGTGATCTAGACATAACTGATAGCAGCCTGGGAAGGCCCTCTACCCTGGGCACTGAAGCTTTGCCTAACCCTAAGGACTGCGCCGTTGTGAGTGGGCCCATGTTACAGATTGAAAGTATCTGTTCTCTTGCAGAAGGTGATGTATCTTACAATTCCCAGATAGCAGAGATATTCAACTCTGTAAAAAATGAGCCCCAGAAACCTTCACCTAATCAGCAGGTAATTAATAGTCAGCAAGAAGAACAAGTAGATGACAGCACTGAAAATAAAGACTGTGATCTTCAGAAAGATAAGTGTGTGCAGTGTACAGATGTTCCTCATGAAGTCTCTGAGCAGCCTTTAGAGCCAGCACCTAGTGAGTATGTTGAAGCAAACaaagaaattctagaagaaagcaaTAAGGAGAATACTGGTGTGAAAGGGACAGTTAAGGGTGTGTGTTCACCAGCTGCTATTCAGCAGGATCCTCATCAGGAAACTGATATGGTCAGCATTAAGTCAAGACACAATCTAACTGCAATAAATGAGGTTAGTGATGAAAATGAACCTGTCTCATACATACATGACCAGCTGTCAGAACTTCTAAAAGAGTTCCCTTATGGCATTGAAACTATTACCAGACATGAAGTTTCTGTGGGCCCACAAAAGATACATGAAGTCTCAGAAAATCAAACCGATCGTAAAACTGGTAATATGTGTGTGGATAGCacagagcaaataaaaattacagtattAAACTCAGAACAAATCAAAGAATTGTTTCCTGAAGAAGATCAACCCTGTGACTTAGACACATTGGCAGTACATGAGAATGGAAAAGTTATTGCAGAAGAGAATAGAAAAATCATTGCGGAAGTAAAGAGCCCTTGTGACTCACAGGTCCCCAGAGAAGAAAATCATGACCCTGAAATGGGGGATGTGGAGAAAGACAAAGTCCATTGCTGTGCTTTGGGTTGGCTCTCAGTGGTTTATGAAGGTGTGCCACAGTGTCTTTGCAGAtccatgaaagagaaagagaaagaccaaTGTTCTTTGGAGGTCGACAGCTGCAAACAAGGAGAGCAGTCCTGCAATAGTGGAATCACTATTTTTGAAATCAATCCTGTTTCTAATAACCCAAAAAGTCCTTTGATCCAAGCAGCTGACAAAGGCAATTTTTCTGAAATACATGGTGAAAAGATaaaaacacccaaaacaaaagATGGCAGTTTACCAAAGGTGGAAAAGGAATTAACTGATCATGTTTCAATGAAATGTTACAAGAAAGATAAAgacaaatctaaaacaaaacaggatagctCACTGAAAAtggagcaaaaaataaaaaatgtttcatcTAAATGTGACAGACTAAATCccttaaaaagcaataaaataacaaCCCCAGGAATATTTCCAGTGCCAGCTTCCAACTCTGATAAAAATACGCCAACATTTTCTAAACAAGCTTCTCAGGAAAGCATACAGAAAAAACACTTATCCCAAGACTCTGGTCCAGTAAAAGCACATGTAGAACTTCTGCCAAATAGAGATCCATGCAGGAGGAATAACTTTTTGGGGCAGTCAGTgtcaccagaaaagaaaaaattaaaattcaaagcaGGTTCCTCCAGACTGaagtattttgaaaaaagaaaaacagaccatGTACTTATCCCagatatggaaataaaaaagaagaaatatgaaaaacaagAGCAGAACAAAAATGGTGGAGCCAGTACTCTGACAGAACCAAATGAAAGAATCAGTGTTCAAGAAAAGACAGTGCCAAATTCTGAGTCGTCAGACTCAAAGGGCAGCTCCTCTAAGAGTACTAGAGTTATAACGGTGCAAGAATATTTACAAcggcagaaagacaaacatatggGGAGTAATGCCTCCAAAAACATCTGTGTAGAAAATGTGCCTTGTGACTCTGAACACATGAAGTCCAGTAAACAGTCTCCATCACCCAGCTGGGGAAAATTAATTGAGGGGCAGGATGTCAGagcacagacctcaaaagaaccaGAACATAATTCTACCAGCCATGGCAAAAATCTCAAGTTCCACCATTTTGAGGTGTCTAGGATGTACAATGTGTCAAGAAATAGTAGTGGAAAACATGACAGGAAGCAGCTGGACAAAGCCTATATTGATAAAACCAAATTAGAAAGATTGACCAGTATGAGTAATAAGTCCAGTGAGATACCTTTCCAggtaaaggaacaaaggaaacagTATCTGAATCGAGTTGCATTTAAATGCACAGAACGGGAAAGCATTTGTCTCACCAAATTGGACAGTGGCTCCAAGAAGCTTAGTAAAGAGAAGAGTAGTGTATCTACATCCATGCCAAAAGATGACACAGACAAGCCTAGTATGTTGGAGTTTAAATTATGTCCAGATGTGCTATTGAAGAATACAAGCTCTGTTGACATGCAAGATGATCCAAGGCCTGGACCTGGGAAGCAGCAAGCACCTGTTCAAG TTTCAGgaataaaaactacaaaagaagACTGGTTAAAATGTATCCCTGCAAAGACAAAGATACCTGAATCAAGTCAAGAAATAG atcGGGCTGATTCAAGACTCCCTAAGAGAAGCTTAAGTGCCGATGAATTTGAAACACTACAAAACCCAGTAAAAGACTCAGATGTCATGTTCCGTACCTACAAAAAGATGTACctggagaagagaagcagaagcctTGGAAGCAGTCCAGTGAAGTAG